The following proteins are co-located in the Haloarcula marismortui ATCC 43049 genome:
- a CDS encoding YkgJ family cysteine cluster protein, giving the protein MDSLETELERARALEESELADAIETIGFECTRCGACCKAESACGEGGESADEAVDAPDENADSAETDAEPHTATVFPDEIRQLQAAGEYDFRDVARPMPYGLADGPEGPEGETFEWALQTDDCGDCTFYAEGDDGTGACTVHGDRPLICQTYPFSVALGGTSQPMGEAVDEEGVVRAHECEGLGRDISRADAEELAAALKERAVRELTEAIGVRDTYRPVDPSAGQVVVHDSEGAKRPDGSPYE; this is encoded by the coding sequence GTGGACTCTCTGGAAACCGAACTCGAACGGGCCCGTGCCCTTGAGGAGTCGGAACTGGCCGACGCAATCGAGACTATCGGGTTCGAATGCACCCGCTGTGGGGCCTGCTGCAAGGCCGAGTCGGCGTGTGGCGAAGGCGGAGAGAGTGCTGACGAGGCCGTCGATGCGCCCGACGAGAACGCTGACTCGGCCGAAACCGATGCCGAACCCCACACTGCGACGGTGTTTCCTGACGAGATTCGGCAGCTACAGGCGGCCGGGGAGTACGACTTCCGCGATGTCGCTCGGCCGATGCCGTACGGACTGGCCGACGGCCCTGAGGGCCCCGAAGGAGAGACCTTCGAGTGGGCGCTCCAGACCGACGACTGCGGCGACTGCACATTCTACGCTGAGGGCGATGACGGTACGGGTGCCTGCACGGTCCACGGCGACCGCCCGCTCATCTGTCAGACTTACCCCTTCAGCGTCGCGCTCGGTGGGACGAGCCAGCCGATGGGTGAAGCTGTCGACGAGGAAGGAGTCGTTCGGGCCCACGAGTGTGAGGGGCTCGGCCGGGATATCTCCAGAGCCGACGCCGAGGAGTTGGCTGCAGCGCTCAAAGAACGCGCCGTTCGAGAACTGACGGAAGCAATCGGCGTCCGCGACACCTATCGACCTGTCGACCCATCAGCCGGACAGGTCGTCGTCCACGACTCTGAAGGGGCAAAGCGCCCCGACGGCAGTCCCTATGAGTAG
- a CDS encoding MBL fold metallo-hydrolase: MDWHRADVSVPTRAPTGSTAAYVCGDEAALLVDPPDAGDALDSLLSDRSLAHIALTHHHPDHAGAVAHYARETGATVWARRGRASAFEAATGITPDRLFSGGTTIPTGAGPVTVIDTPGHAPEHVAFATDGAVVSGDLAVAEGTVVVGAPEGDVRAYLASLRRLHARNPDVLLPGHGPRIETPRETCARLIDHRLARERRVRDAVHDGAATLDEILEAAYEKDLTGVRDLARGTVLTHLEKLAVEGAISWDSERAAPNLAE; the protein is encoded by the coding sequence ATGGACTGGCACCGGGCCGACGTGTCCGTCCCGACACGGGCACCGACCGGCAGCACGGCAGCATACGTTTGCGGCGATGAGGCCGCTCTTCTTGTGGACCCTCCGGACGCCGGGGATGCGCTCGATTCGCTTCTCAGCGACCGTTCCCTCGCTCACATTGCACTCACGCACCACCACCCTGACCACGCTGGTGCTGTTGCACACTACGCCAGAGAGACAGGCGCGACGGTCTGGGCGCGCCGCGGTCGGGCGAGCGCGTTCGAAGCCGCGACCGGCATTACCCCGGATAGACTGTTCAGCGGCGGGACGACGATTCCGACCGGTGCCGGCCCAGTGACTGTCATCGATACACCGGGGCACGCGCCGGAACACGTCGCCTTCGCCACGGATGGAGCCGTTGTCTCCGGTGACCTCGCCGTTGCTGAGGGTACCGTCGTCGTCGGCGCACCCGAGGGCGACGTTCGGGCCTATCTCGCGTCACTGCGGCGACTCCACGCCAGAAACCCCGACGTGCTGTTACCGGGCCATGGCCCGCGTATCGAGACGCCGCGGGAGACCTGTGCGCGCCTCATCGATCACCGACTGGCGCGCGAGCGGCGTGTTCGGGACGCTGTCCACGACGGGGCCGCCACGCTGGATGAAATCCTTGAGGCCGCCTACGAGAAGGACCTCACCGGCGTGCGCGATTTGGCCCGTGGGACAGTGCTGACCCATCTTGAAAAACTGGCTGTCGAGGGCGCTATTTCATGGGACAGCGAGCGGGCCGCACCGAATCTGGCGGAGTGA
- a CDS encoding MarR family transcriptional regulator, whose product MSALTENAAPAPFTDEEFRDTLRELPPSAKLVAKVLEDDAPLSQGDLAESSLLPDRTVRYALNRLEESGLVDSRYSFTDARKQVYFLTV is encoded by the coding sequence ATGAGCGCATTAACTGAAAACGCTGCACCAGCACCTTTCACTGACGAGGAGTTCCGCGACACCCTGCGTGAACTCCCGCCGAGCGCGAAGCTCGTCGCGAAGGTACTGGAAGACGATGCCCCGTTGTCACAGGGCGACTTAGCCGAGAGCTCACTGCTCCCGGACCGCACTGTCAGATATGCACTGAACCGGCTGGAGGAGTCCGGTCTGGTCGATTCGCGGTACAGTTTCACCGACGCACGCAAACAGGTTTATTTCCTCACGGTCTGA
- a CDS encoding class I SAM-dependent methyltransferase yields MKGQEWYQADTVAEEYEAKRFSRGGRLIDRREKQAVLNAIGPVADKDVLEVACGTGRFTVMLAERGANITGLDISGPMLQQGREKAQATGVDDRVEFMRGDAARLPFPDDHFDTVFAMRFFHLADTPAAFLAEMRRVSKEQVFFDTFNRFSTRSIYNWALPMGSRLYSRWEIDRLLDGAGLELTDANHDWLLPYGFYRKIPNELAASFRSLDTALGGTPLGEKLASVSYWNTHV; encoded by the coding sequence GTGAAAGGGCAGGAGTGGTATCAGGCCGACACCGTGGCCGAAGAGTACGAGGCCAAGCGGTTCTCCCGTGGCGGGCGGCTGATCGACCGACGTGAGAAACAGGCCGTCCTCAATGCAATCGGCCCTGTGGCCGATAAGGACGTGTTAGAGGTAGCTTGCGGGACTGGACGGTTCACTGTGATGCTGGCCGAGCGCGGCGCGAACATCACCGGGCTGGACATCTCAGGACCGATGCTCCAGCAGGGCCGTGAGAAGGCACAGGCGACTGGTGTCGACGACCGCGTCGAGTTCATGCGGGGCGACGCCGCCCGGCTCCCGTTCCCGGACGACCATTTCGACACCGTGTTTGCGATGCGCTTTTTCCATCTGGCGGACACGCCGGCGGCGTTTCTCGCGGAGATGCGCCGCGTCTCGAAGGAACAGGTCTTCTTCGATACGTTCAACCGGTTTTCGACCCGGTCGATATACAACTGGGCGCTCCCGATGGGGTCGCGGCTCTATTCGCGCTGGGAAATCGACCGGCTGTTAGACGGAGCCGGACTAGAACTGACTGACGCGAACCACGACTGGCTGCTTCCGTACGGCTTCTACCGGAAGATTCCGAACGAACTGGCCGCCTCGTTCCGGTCGCTCGATACGGCGCTTGGCGGCACGCCACTTGGCGAAAAGCTGGCCTCAGTGTCGTACTGGAACACTCACGTCTAG
- a CDS encoding glycosyltransferase family 2 protein — MDISVVVPTLNGREELTGCLDALTEQVPDAEVIVVNGPSADGTTGMVRDRDDVSLLVEIADRSVTVARNAGIDRATGDVIALVHQSLSVESGWADAVKDGLSGAAQAITGPTHQQLWAGMTTETEETRTIAGRDVTYFNPGNVAFDAEVVEALDGFDEYLNVGSARDFAHRMAAGEYGVDWSTEMCVSREFEADGGIAETDWNWKYRSLAYRLVKNYNVRPTVVRRILSHAVGDAKDALFDVVRGETTPSQWLGTGQDVFGGVGSGIVDGVRARVTDRTARRNPNGRSARTNRAVTVYDWR, encoded by the coding sequence ATGGATATCTCGGTAGTGGTCCCGACGTTGAACGGCCGGGAAGAGCTGACCGGCTGTCTGGACGCACTCACCGAGCAAGTTCCCGATGCCGAAGTGATTGTCGTCAACGGCCCGTCAGCTGACGGCACGACTGGCATGGTCCGCGACCGGGACGACGTTTCTCTTCTCGTCGAAATCGCCGACCGCTCCGTTACGGTCGCCCGCAACGCAGGGATCGACCGGGCAACAGGAGACGTTATCGCGCTCGTTCATCAGTCGCTCTCAGTCGAGTCCGGCTGGGCTGACGCCGTGAAAGACGGGCTCTCTGGGGCTGCCCAGGCTATCACCGGGCCCACACACCAGCAACTGTGGGCCGGGATGACGACCGAAACAGAGGAAACGCGGACAATCGCCGGCCGCGACGTGACGTACTTCAACCCCGGCAACGTCGCGTTCGATGCCGAGGTGGTGGAAGCGCTCGACGGGTTCGACGAGTACCTGAACGTCGGCAGCGCCCGGGACTTCGCACACCGGATGGCCGCCGGTGAGTACGGCGTCGACTGGAGCACGGAAATGTGCGTCAGCCGCGAGTTCGAGGCCGACGGCGGTATCGCAGAGACCGACTGGAACTGGAAGTACCGCTCGCTCGCCTACCGACTGGTGAAGAACTACAACGTCCGGCCGACCGTGGTGCGGCGAATCCTCAGCCACGCGGTCGGTGACGCGAAGGACGCGCTATTTGATGTCGTGCGGGGGGAGACGACGCCGTCGCAGTGGCTCGGCACTGGGCAGGATGTGTTCGGCGGCGTCGGGTCAGGAATCGTCGACGGCGTCCGGGCACGCGTGACCGACCGGACGGCTCGCCGGAATCCGAACGGTCGCTCTGCGCGCACAAACCGCGCGGTGACTGTGTACGACTGGCGATAA
- a CDS encoding amidohydrolase family protein, protein MLELEHGFRVVDVHARLEPDKHRRPRDGMGDPEQLEREMHQAGVVRSVVFPGERDGSYLKANNAVARMTVERPMVAFARVNGARDPGSGPGSTLRNLASSRTDDHTSPEDIEQYAYDDRFYGFKLHPPTDGLPDEDVLAELESVSLPVIVHGGEGFRPEAVAESLLAYDFPVILSHFGAHPLRKDLMERAIDLLETHDNLYLDTSAVRYRGPMERAVLEHPDRVLFGSGVPGVHPNVAVMEILTLDVPEDAMRKVFSNNPNRVIEALAP, encoded by the coding sequence ATGCTGGAGCTGGAGCACGGGTTTCGGGTCGTTGACGTGCACGCACGGTTGGAGCCCGACAAGCATCGCCGGCCCCGAGACGGCATGGGTGACCCGGAGCAACTGGAGCGGGAAATGCACCAGGCCGGTGTCGTCCGCTCCGTCGTCTTTCCCGGTGAGCGGGACGGTTCGTATCTGAAAGCGAACAACGCTGTCGCCCGGATGACCGTCGAGCGACCGATGGTCGCCTTCGCCAGAGTCAACGGCGCTCGGGACCCGGGAAGCGGCCCCGGGTCGACCCTTCGCAACCTCGCAAGTAGTCGCACGGACGACCACACGTCCCCGGAAGACATCGAGCAGTACGCATACGACGACCGGTTCTACGGCTTCAAACTCCATCCGCCGACCGACGGGCTGCCAGACGAGGACGTGCTCGCAGAACTAGAGTCGGTGTCGCTGCCTGTTATCGTCCACGGTGGCGAAGGGTTCCGACCCGAAGCTGTCGCTGAGTCGCTGCTGGCGTATGACTTCCCGGTTATCCTCTCACATTTCGGCGCGCACCCGCTCCGGAAGGACCTGATGGAACGGGCCATCGACCTGCTGGAGACCCACGATAATCTGTATCTCGACACCAGCGCGGTCCGCTACCGCGGGCCGATGGAACGGGCGGTGTTAGAACATCCCGACCGCGTTCTCTTCGGGAGCGGCGTCCCTGGCGTCCACCCGAACGTGGCCGTGATGGAGATTCTGACACTGGACGTTCCCGAAGACGCGATGCGAAAGGTGTTCTCGAACAATCCCAACCGCGTCATTGAGGCGCTGGCCCCCTGA